Genomic segment of Primulina huaijiensis isolate GDHJ02 unplaced genomic scaffold, ASM1229523v2 scaffold37281, whole genome shotgun sequence:
tatcacactacatactttataatatttttctctcaactcaattgtgattttcttcacaaatgagagatctatttatagaaaatctttacaaataatccaaaaataaaatcatcattacctacatcatcacactaattttcaatatttacaactcttattttcaacattcaaatattcaacattcaaatattcaacatacacattttaaatattaattttcaacattaaCATCCTTTATTCTTGTAGTGacttttcattattattattattatttaaattttgtacGCGGTGATCTGATAGGAGAGCTGGGTGCGGttctcttaaataaaaaaaactaagaaaAAGTTTGCAACTGTGGTTAACAACAGCTTCCTCGTCATTTCCCAGTATCTGACATGATTATTAATATGTATTTCGAACCTCCAATGATGATTGAAGCAAAAGGAAATGGAGAAGGATCTGGGGTGTGATTAAATTCACTTTCTTGAAATTCggattagatgcaataaaaaaaCAGAGCTTTCAATTTTAGTTTCCCCAGTGGTGATGTCTCTATTTGAATTTTCTTTAATTGTCTCCTCAGGCTATTCATTTACATCCGCTGTCGCATTTCATCCCATATGAAGATTTCTATCGACAAATATGTTATTGTTTTTGTTGTATAATAAAACTCACGTATCTCTATAATTGTATGAACTTGCTTTAAGACTTTAAAATGTCACATTCCAATGTAAATATATTTCAACATAGGACTTTGGTTACATCCCAAACATTTTTTATGATTCTTTTCAACACTTCTGAATCAATTGTATACTTGAACCTCTTAACATTCGCAATAAACGGGTTTCTTgccttgtttttcttttatttcaaatCTCATTTCACCACTGGTGCAGTAATCGTGATCAAGATCATCGTTCTAGCTCTCGTTTACATTACCATTTTTTTGCCAAGAAGTTGATGTTTGCCGCTGGTGTGATGCTGACGATTATGTCTTGGGTTTGTCCCTACTGGAAAGAAGGACGACGTAAGTGATAAGTGGTTGCAGCATGTGGTGCCTTTAAGTGTAACTGATCCCACGGCGAGAATTTTTTTCATCTTCAGCAAAAGTAAGTCAAAAAGGTGGGTCGAATTTGCTGTTGGGATGTCGGGCACCATTGTTTTTCATAATTTCTTCAGAACGTCTTTCCATGAAGTGGTGTTCCTCTTCTTTGCAGTGTCGTGGCTGGCTAACAATGTGCTGGTTTTGGCTTCTCATGATCTCGGGTTTTCAATTTTCTGCTGGGAATTGTGATCATTGGTTTTATGGTGAGTGAGTACGGGCTTCGAGGTACTACCTGGATTGCCTATGGGGCTGCTGCAGTTCTCTACGGGCCGAGAGTCAAGCTCGAGTCTCTGGCTTTAGTGAGTAGAGAAGGAGAAGAAACCCAAGTTGTGATGAAATAGAACCAATCAGAAATTGTCCATTTGAAGCATGATTTGGTATCTAGTTCCTCTTAATTGTCATTTTAGCTGTGATTTGGATGTTGTTTAACGGGTTTGCAGATCAATAGAAGGGTTCAAACTCAAAGAATTAGCTTATAAGAAGAGAGAGCCTTTAAATTTATGCGTAATTATTTACTGAACCGACATCGCTACACAAACAAGATGCTTGTTAAAGAAagctaaaaacaaaaaaatcttttGACCAAGTATCACACTGAAATTGCAaattagcaaaaccaaactagTTTCCCCGTTAAAATGTATGTGTGATTCCTATTCTGAAACCCACCAGCTACCAGACAACAGATATAAGCTAACCTTGAAGATCCGGGAAATATGACATATCAAGATGGTATGGTCGTGTCATCTCTCCCATAAATGCGTTGAAGCTCCCGAGTTGCAGCTTGATATGATGCTGGCAATAAAATATCAAGAAAAACATAATTTCCTAGTGAAGAAGATAAAGAGTTGATTCAGTTGAATGAGATGATGTTAGGACTAACCTAGATGATCCAGGGATAAACAAAGAAATGGCTCACCTTTCCAATTATGGAAATTTTTCTGATTGATAGGGGAGCCGGTCACATTTTGAATCGCTTCAAACAGCACTTCCTGCGGGGTACTCCTCAGTTCTTGAACCACTGCATAAATAGTCTTCCCGTTTTCAAAGTAAATATGGTTATTGGGGTGTTTGGTTTTGCAACCAGCATGGCGCTCAAACTCATAAGCATTGATAGCCTGCACAGTGCAAGGACGCAAACTTAGCATAAGAGTTAATTCTAGCCTCAACATTGTCAGGAAACCATCTTCGGAATAAGAGTTGTTACCTTCGAAAGCTTACAATCCTGGCAGCTACACAAGTAACCCGTCCCTTTTACCACAGCTCGAAGATTCTTCTGCATGCATCCATAACATTGCTCAGGTCAATAGAAAGGCCacgaaaagaaataaaaaaccaaataatatatgattttaccTCTCTTGACCACGATATATACTTCACCGGAATCCCATCAAGTATGCCAGTTGATAGTAAGCTTTTAACATTTGCAGGGAAGTTGTTTGAAGTTCCTTTCTTTGTCTTTGGTTCTAAATTCTTGAGTGTGCCATCTGTCCTTGAAGCAGCTACTGAGGTAACATTTGCAGTTATCTGCTCCACAGAATTTCTCTGTCCCATCGCTGCAGAAGATTGAGCAGACATTTGACTTAACAGAATATCACGGCTGCATGTGAGTCTGCTGGAGGTGTTACTATCATCAGGATCATCCTGAAAGCAGCCAAAAGACATAGTAGTTTGTTCATCATTCTCATGATTCTCACCCAATGATAGCATCATAGAATTTTCTTTGCTGGGGACCGTTCTTTGTGGCATAAAGGTAGCATCTTGCTGACTATGAACATATGTTAGTGATGTAAAATCTGTGTCCCCCTTATTATAAGTAGAACTCGAAGACATATTGAATGTTTCATTGGCTTTATTGTAGAAAGGGCCCATTGCATAGATATTCTCCTGCCCCTGGCAAGTAGAACCAATTGACATGAAATTGCCAATACGTTTTTCATACTGATCCGCAATTGAACCAGTATCATAATTCCTTCTGTTGAAGGCTTGACCAATAGAGAGCTTATTGTCATCTATCCCACTAAAGAACTGATTCTTAACCATAGCATCTCTCTTGCTGCAGGCCTGTTcaactgaaataaaatttcatccGTCATTAAATGCAGAATCCACTAAAATAGAAGTGATATAAGTAGATTTTAAGTACAAGATTAAATTACCATTCTGAAACATGGTGCATAGTTTTTCACTTTTCTTTTCTGGGTTAGAGTTCTGAACAAATTCAGGCAAGCAATTCTGCAAGATCCTTATTTCATTAACCATCACTTTTCTAACTCCTGAATTCAGACATAAAGGATCTTCCACAGTTTGAGACATGGAAAAACAAGCTGATGAGTCAATTCCAAATTGATCATCATGACCCCCTTTTTCCAAATGGGGCTCAGCGGAAACAGTAGAGAAGACATTCTTTTGAGAAAGATTTGAACTCTCAACAGTCATGGGGTTGACGAGGTGCTCACCAACATGACCTCCTGACTGAGAACTGGAACTATCACTCCATAAAGGATAACTCATTAATGTAGCTCCTGAACTTGTTCCTTTGTTATCAGATTCTATTGCTTGCTTCTTGTTGAAGAATAGCTCTTGTTCACGTGAACCAACAAACCACTGATAACCACGCTTGTGCTCATTTCTAGTAGAAGCATCAGCCACCTCTCCATTATCCTGAGAACCAGATCTAATAGGCATCCAAATGCCTTTGTTTGGAAAAGACTgcaaaatcaaaataagaaTCACAAGACTTAAAGTAACAACATGAAACTTAGGGTAAAGTAACCATTATCACACATAAGTCAGTTCGTAGTGGCATTTCTCAGGTTGGAATGAATGAttgataaagattttaaataccAGATAACCATATGATCATCCATGAATGCCATGAATACAGAggagatgaatttgaaacaaACTATGAATCATAATATTGTAAAGCAATAAGGAAATCTAAAATTGCACAAACTACCATACAATCTTATATAGGGACAAGAAAACAAATTCAAATggatctttatttatttctaaaaaaatattcactTCATCGACATCAAGAGATTCGAATACTAACATCAGCaccaattaattttattaaaggaAATTCCTTCATTTTAAAATCTTGCCACATAACGTGTATGGGACACTAACACTTGCACACCCAACAAATGCAAAAAGCTACATGCAGACCACATTGTTCGATTACTCAAAAAAACTTTAAGCCACGCCATTGTTAACACGTTCAGCAATCCAAACTAAACTAGTTATatcgcagaaaaaaaaaatccagatAAACGAAACCACGGCAAAATTAAAACAACAATATTTTTGCTGAAAGCATTAATGGAGATGTACCATATTTCACTTCAGCTTGGAAAGAAAGAAACTCAGCTCACTCGATCAACTCCCCTGCTTCAATAGTGCCAATTAATGCGCCAAGCAACTGATACATAAATAAACAAATGAACAGAAAATCCGAGAAAGTTCTCATCGATTGAAAAAAGAATCGATTTTTCTCTTCTTCAACCAAGTAGTACTGAACACtgaataaaattcttaaaattattaCAAAAATGAACACAATCCACCAGCATAAATTCACATACATTGAATGCTGAACAAGTCTGAAAATCAGATGCATTTCATCAAAATGAAATTCATCCGTAACCCTAAGCAGTACTCAACACTCTGGTGCTATATTCTTAGTCTAAAAAAGTTTATACCTTTACAACTAAGCCGATGAAATCGATGTAAGATTCCGGCGATCCTGCGACGAAGGAATGGAATGTGTTTGTAGGTGTCCGCTATTGTCTTAActaaaaatacaattaaatattattactatGTTTTTTAGAGAAAAGTGCAGAAAGGTCACTCTGTACTTCCAGAAAGCGACGGTTCGACTCGCTAAATTGCGGTATGAAAGTGGCTCGAACGTATCGAGTTGCTCCTGAATTTTTTGAGTAAATTTTTTCATTGAGTGGACCtcgaaaatataaaatatatataattttcacaAAAGATTttgacatatttatttatttatttattaattattattatgataattaatccTACTACAGGTTTTCCACGCTTGAAAAAAAAGgctataattattttatataatataattaaatactcaaaattttgaattgagctaaaaaatattcaaaaaatttcaGTCAATTTTGTGCATATGTTATTTTGTATGATTGTTTATAACTTGAATTTGAACTTAAGCTAAAAAGTAATACAA
This window contains:
- the LOC140968461 gene encoding uncharacterized protein, whose translation is MSFPNKGIWMPIRSGSQDNGEVADASTRNEHKRGYQWFVGSREQELFFNKKQAIESDNKGTSSGATLMSYPLWSDSSSSQSGGHVGEHLVNPMTVESSNLSQKNVFSTVSAEPHLEKGGHDDQFGIDSSACFSMSQTVEDPLCLNSGVRKVMVNEIRILQNCLPEFVQNSNPEKKSEKLCTMFQNVEQACSKRDAMVKNQFFSGIDDNKLSIGQAFNRRNYDTGSIADQYEKRIGNFMSIGSTCQGQENIYAMGPFYNKANETFNMSSSSTYNKGDTDFTSLTYVHSQQDATFMPQRTVPSKENSMMLSLGENHENDEQTTMSFGCFQDDPDDSNTSSRLTCSRDILLSQMSAQSSAAMGQRNSVEQITANVTSVAASRTDGTLKNLEPKTKKGTSNNFPANVKSLLSTGILDGIPVKYISWSREKNLRAVVKGTGYLCSCQDCKLSKAINAYEFERHAGCKTKHPNNHIYFENGKTIYAVVQELRSTPQEVLFEAIQNVTGSPINQKNFHNWKASYQAATRELQRIYGRDDTTIPS